TTCTGAATTTTAATCTCCTTTTTAACCATTTTTTAACCCCCAATTATTCTTTTCATTTATAAAGGGGGTAAAATATTTAAAGACTATGATTGTGGTTTATACAGCTTTAAAACCCCATAAAATGACCCCTATTTAAGCAAAATCGAAAATATACACTCTAAACCCTATATATTTTTATATCTTCTATCATAAAAAATAGCTATGATTTCTAGTATATGGACTGAAAAGTATAGGCCAAAAGACTTCAATGAAATCGCAGGCCAAGAAAAAATAGTTGAACGTGTCAAAGCATTTGTTGAACAAAAAAACATGCCCCATATGTTATTTGCAGGTCCAGCAGGCATAGGTAAAACAACTTTATCTTTAGTTATTGCAAGAAAATTATTTGGTGAGGCTTGGAATCACAATTTCTTAGAATTAAATGCTTCAGATGATCGTGGAATCGATACTGTAAGAGTAAAAGTAAAAGATTTTGCAAGAACAAAAGCAATTGGAGATGTTCCCTTCAAAATTATTTATCTTGACGAATGTGATAGTCTAACAAAAGAAGCACAACAAGCACTAAGAAGGACAATGGAATCTTATACTGCAACATGTAGATTTATCTTAAGTTGTAATTATTCAAGTAAAATTATAGAGCCAATCCAATCAAGATGCACAATTTTTAGATTTAAACCCTTAGATAAAAATGCTATATTAAAAATTATAAATCATATTGCTCATAAAGAAGAAATGCACATTACTGAAGATGCAAAAAATACCTTAATAGAAATTTCTGGCGGTGATGCAAGAAGATTAGAAAATATTTTGCAAAGTTGTGCAGCAATGAATAAAGATATTGATGAAACGGCAATTTATGAAATAGTAAGTATTGCTCGCCCAAAAGAAATTCTTGCAGTTTTAGAAAAAGCAATTTCAAATGATTTTATTGGTGCAAGAAATTTATTATTAGATGTCATGCTGAATCATGGTCTAAGTGGTGTAGATGTTATTAAACAAATACAACAAGAAATTCTAAACCTTAATATTACTAATGAGCATAAAATGAAATTAATTGATAAATGTGGAGATATAGAATTCAGGCTTGTAGAAGGTTCAGACGAGTTTTTACAACTAGAATCCTTATTAGCTAATTTTACTCAAACTAAATAAAATGTTAAAAAAAACATTACATGGAAAATATACACCTGCATCTTCTAAAGAATTAATAAGCCAAAAATCACAATTTGAAAATCTTAAAAAATTTATTTCAAATTATAAATATGAACCTAAAAAAATTATCCTTCTTGCAGGCCCAACAGGCTCTGGAAAAACTTTATTAGTATACTTACTTGCAAAAGAACTAAACTTAGAATTAGTTGAATTAAATTCTTCTGATTTTAGAAGTAAAGAAGATATTAAGAATGTAATTGGGAACGCAATTACACAACAAAGTCTATTTTTCACAGGAAAAATAATCTTCTTAGACGATTTAGATACAATTTCAGGATTGCAAGATAGAGGATGTATTACTGAATTAATTAATATCTCAAAAAAATCAACTTTCCCAATTATTTGTACAATCACAGATACAGAAGAAAAGAAAATAAAAGATTTAAAGAAAAGTAGTATCACTTTAGAACTAGAAAAATTAAAACATGAAGATATTTTAAAATTCTTAAAACAAATAGCTGAAAAAGAATCTTTCAGCTACGAAGAAAATGCTCTAAGCATGCTTGCAAGAAGTTTTGGCTCAGACTTAAGAGCTTTATTAAATGATTTACAAGTTTTAAGTTTAAATAAAATTACCCTAGATGAATTAAACTCCTTAGGTGAAAGAGACTTATCAAATAGTGTTAAAGATTTATTAAAAGTTATTTTCAAAAGCAAAGATATAGCAATTATCTCAAGATTAACAGATAATTTAGATGTAGATTTTGATGAGTGTATGCTTTGGATAGATGAATCTTTACCTTATGAATATTCAGGAGAATCACTAAAAAAAGCCTATGATTCGTTAAGTAAAGCAGATGTCTTTAAAGGAAGAATCTCAAGATGGCAACACTGGAGATTTATGATTTATCAAATTCTTTTAATGAGCTCAGGAGTTGCAGTTTCTAAAAATAAAAAATCTGAAAGGATTGTTATGTATCAAAGACCAACAAGAATTTTAAAAATGTGGATTGCAAAACAAAGGTATGCAAAAAAACGTGCAATCGCTCAAAAACTTGCAAAAGCCCTTCATCTTTCAACAAGTAAATCCCTAACAGAAATGATGCCTTATTTAAAATTCTATTCAACAGAAGTCACAGCACAAGAACTAGAACTTGAACCCGAAGAAAAAGAATGGTTGCTTAAAGAATATTAGTTCTTTTTAACTTTCTTAACAAATTCAACAATGCCGCAAGAAATTAAATACGAAATTATCAAAACACTAAGCATATAGACAAATAGGGTGCTATCTTCCACCCCAAAACTTTCAGCACAATAAGTAAAAGTTGAAGCTACAAATGCATAAGCTATCGGAGAAATTAAAGAGCAGTCACATCTAATCTCAATTGGAGCATTGCAACATCTTGGCATTAAGCTCTGCGCAGTTTCAGGAAATAAGGGAATTAAAGTTACTAAAAGCAATATAATTAAAATTAAAACAATTTTCCACAAATTAGGTTTTAAAAATTGTTTTAAATTCATATTTTCATCTCGTTCAATCTTTTTACTCTTTCATCCAAAGGTGGATGTGTAGAAAGTAAAGTAAAAAAGCCTTTAGCAGTAAAGGGATTTACAATAAACATATGCGCAGTTGCAGTATTCTTATTTTTTATAGGATGAACTTCAACTGCATCTGTTAACTTTTTCAAAGCACTTGCCAAAGCCTTAGGATTTTTAATATTTCTAGCTCCAGTTTCATCAGCCAAATACTCTCTTGAACGTGAAATTGCTAATTGAATAAACATTGCAATTATTGGTGCAACAATAGCCATAATAATCATACCCATAATATTATTATCTCTATCTCTTCCACCCATACCAAAAATTGCAGCATATCTTGCCATCATCGCAGCATATGAAATCACACCGGCAATAGTTGCTGCAATAGTAGAAATTAAAATGTCTCTATTTTTAACATGAGCCATTTCATGTGCAATTACTCCTTTTAATTCCTCATCACTCAAAAAATCTAAAATTCCTTTAGTAAATGCAATTGAAGCATGTTTTGGATCTCTCCCAGTTGCAAAAGCATTTGCATACTGTTGATTAATCATAAATATTCTAGGAATAGGAACTCCAGTATCTTTAGCAACTTCTTTAACTAATTCGTAAATTTTGCCTTTCTTTTCAATTTCCTTTGCACCATACATAAACAAAACAATTTTATCAGAAAACCAATAAGTTACAAAATTCATCAAACAAACAAATATAATTGCAATTGTCAATCCCGTTTTTCCAAAGAAACTTCCAACTAACAATAACAAACCAGTTAATATTCCTAAAAATAACACAGTTTTTAATTGATTTTTTATCATAATCTAATTAAGAGAGTTAAGTTTAAAACATTTTCTATTAAAAAAATAAAAAAATAAGAAGTTTAATTAAATCTTTTCACAATTCTTAAGCTGCTTCGTCGTCGTATTGTTGTTCTTCGTCTTCGCCGAAATCTTCGCTTTCTTCTTCGTTCTTAGATTCTTTTTTAAAGCTTTTTCCGCCACCAGTTTTGTTTGCAGCACTACCCATCATTTTGATGGTTACATTTTTAGCTTGTTTACCTTTATCAGTTTCAACTGACTCAAATGAGACCACATCATTTTCTCTCAAAAATGATCCTTTCGGTAGAGAAGTATAGTGTACGAAATAATCTTCTCCATCTTCACTAGCTATAAAACCATAGCCTTTCTTTCTATCAAACCATTTTACTGTTCCTTCCATTTTTAATCTTCCTCCAAATTTTACTTTAAAACAATATCAAAGCAGTTTTTGAACAATATATCTTATCAGAAAATCATGCTCATATATCTTACTTTCATATTATTTTATGGATTTTAATTACCCTTTCTTTTTAAAACTTTGGGTTTTTTTGCCTTCCTCTGTCTCAAAAATAATATTAAATTCCATATAATTGCTATTAAAATAACCAAAAACACTAAAATAACCCCCTTATTCAAGGTATAAGCACTAATTAAATCACCCCTTAACAGATGAGCAATACCTCTTGTTAACCCACATGAAGGACATGCACACCCAGAAAATAAACCACTGGTAGGACAATTCCCTCTATAGATTAGCTCCAAAATCCTACTAAAAACACATAATCTTGGGCCATTCTCAAGCAATTTTAAGGGTAAAACTCTTAAAAATATAAGAATAAATAACAAATTAAAAACTATTGCTCTTGGAGAACTAAAACTTAAAAATTCTAAAAAGAGGGTTTTAACCCTCTTCAATTTTTTAAATATCAACTTACCCATTCAATATTCTGGAAAGGATGTTTGGTTGCAATTAAAATTATATCTATTATAGACCAAATTCCACAACCACCAAGAGTTATTAATTTTAATACTCCTTGCCATACATGTCCCATAATAAATCTATCAATACCTAAATAGCCAAAAAATATTGACATAATTAAAGCTAATGTCCAATTAACTTGCTTAACTGTTCCGTCTGCCATTGTCAGCCTCCTTTAATTTACTTTAAGTAATTTAAAAGAAGGGGATATATAAATCTTACTTAATAAACAGGACAGAAATAAGAATTATTAAAATTATAAATACTGAATAAATTGATGAAATAACTAAACTAACTATACTTGTTATATATCCTGCTTGCTGAATTCCATTTGGAAAAATTTTCTTTTGTTTTTTCGAAAAAATAATTCCCAAGATTCCTAAAATTATACCTATAATTGGAATCCCTAAAACAGTTAAAAAAAGACTAATAATCCCCAAAACTAAACTAGAAACACCCATTCCGTTAGCAGTATTTGGTTTAACTTTTGAAATGGACTTTTTGGACTTTTTTGAAATAGACTTAACTTTTGCCATCTAAAACTAAATAAATCTCAGAATATTTAAACTTATTCAAAATTAAATCTTAAGCTGCCGAACTTGCAATAGACGCAAATGCTGAAGCCACTGCTACAATAGCAATGATAACAATTACAGCATAGATTGTTGAAATTACTAATCCAACAATACTCGTTATTAAACCACCTGTTGCAATTCCATTTGGAGCTCTACGTTTTTGCTTAACTGCCAAGACTATTCCAACAATTCCAAGTATTATTCCTATAACAGGAATTACAAAATTAATAACAATACTTAAAATTCCCAGAACAAGACTGACGATTCCTAAACTATTAGATTCTCCACTTATATTTGAATTATTTACTTGTACCATTATTCCTCTAAACGAGATTATATATTTAAAAGTATCTAAATTAGCAATATAATTTAGTATATAATCTGCCGTTTTAGGGTTAGTAAATGACTTAATTCTTTTTATATCCTAATTTAAAAGCATTTGATATTATAATTCAATCTAATCATTTACTAAATTATAGAAACCTTTAATAAAAACCTTAACTAAATTAAAAATATGTCTTATGATATTGTTATTGGCAGATCAAAATCAGATTTTGATAAATTTCAAAATGAAGGTACAGTTTTCATAGGAAAAACTTATGTAAAAATGGGTCGTGAAGTTTCTCTAAGTAATAATTTATTTCTAGATGTAGCAAGAAGTCATGTTGTCCTTATTTGTGGTAAAAGAGGTTCTGGCAAAAGTTATACAATGGGTGCAATCGCAGAAGGAATAATTGATCTTCCAGAAAATATTCGTCAAAATCTAAGTTTTGTTATTCTTGATACTATGGGTGTTTATTGGACAATGAAACACGCAAATCAAAAAGATGAAGATATGCTGGCAAAATGGAATTTAGAACCAAAAGGGCTTAATGTAAATATTTATACTCCTCATAGTTACTTTAAAAAATATCAAGATGAAGGTATGCCAACAGATTATTCATTCGGAATTAGACCTTCAGAATTAATGGGGGTAGATTGGTGTAATGTTTTTGATATTCCAGAGCATAGTGATGCAGGGGTTTTAGTAAAAAATGTAATTCATAGATGTAAAAAAGAATTGAAAGTTTATGAAATACAAGATGTAATAAAAGCTGTCAATTTAGCAGATTTTGATCAAGATGTTAAAAGAATTGCAGTCAATTTATTTATGGAAGCCCAATCATGGGGATTATTTAATTCTAATGCCGAATCGTTAAAGAACATCGCAAAACCAGGAGAAGTTTCTATCATCGATGTAAGTTGTTATGCAACTCTTCCAGGTGGATGGAATGTTAAATCTTTAGTTATTGGTTTAATTGCGGAAAAATTATTCGAAGATAGAATGAAATCGAGAAAATTCGAAGAATTAGAAATGGTACAAAGAGGCTTTGATTATTTTAAGACTCAAGAAGAATTAACTTCAAAAGAAAAAATGCCCTTAGTATGGCTAGTTATAGATGAAGCTCATGAATTTTTACCTTCAAAAGGAACTACACCTGCTTTAGCAGCACTGAAAACAATCCTAAGAGAAGGACGTCAACCAGGTATTTCATTGATTTTGGCAACTCAACAACCAGGAAAAATACATTCAGATGTTATCACCCAATCAGATATTGTTATTAGCCATAGAATCACAGCAAAAAAAGATATAGACGCTCTTGGAGAAGTTATGCAAAGTTACATGGGTCAAGGTTTAGTCGATGTAGTCAATAATCTGCCAAGAGAGCCAGGTGCAGCAGTTTTATTGGATGATACTTCAGAAAGAATAATTCCTATGAGAATACGTCCAAGAATAACATGGCATGGTGGTGAAGCACCAAGTGCAGTTCATAAAATTAAACGTGGTGCGGGATTAGACTTCTAAATTTACACCTAATCAACTTTTTTCAACATTTCTATAAGAATAGTTGCATCAGTCTTAAAAAGACTAATTTTGTTACTGAGTTGGCTACGGTTATCCATCATCTTCACAACAGCCTGTTCTAAAAGATTATGCATATCTTTGACTATAGCTATTTGAGCCCATAAATACTTTTCAACTTCAGAATAAATTTTAAATTTAATTAGAATAGCCTTATTTTCCTTAACTCTAGCTAAATTTTTATAGAGAATTATTCTAAAAGTTTCAAGATATAAATTTAATTTATCAAAACTATTTTGTATTTCAATATTTGCTTTCTCGACCAAATCCATAGTACCAGAATTAATAATATTAATATTCAAGTAAATACTATCTAAATGTTTATTTAGTTCTGGGCGACTTATTATCCTCAATATACCCATTTCAGTCAAAGTAATCATAGATAGTTTTTTATTCACTCTGCACCCTCCTTTCCAACAAGATCAGCAACACAGGCACCCACTACTGCAGGTAATGTAACTGTTGCAACTTGTATATATTTTTCAACGAAAGTTAATTCCCCAAAGTGAGGATAGAATAATATTAAAGTAATCATACTTACTAACACAGCAGTAAAATAGATTATTAACATTCTAAATGGAATAAATAACAAAAACTTGCGTTCTGTTACTTGTCTAAACCCTGCAGTATAAATAAAGATAACTGCAATTATTAATGCAAGTAAATATAATAAATGAGCCCTCATAGCATTCAGATGCTCAGCAATTTCAACACCATATGTAAAAGTATAGTGTACTGTAACACCACCAAAAGCACCAATCAAGCTTTTTATAAAATCCCTTTTGCTTACTTTCTTTAAAGGGTGAGGACCAACATCTTTCTTTATTTTCTTTTCAATTTCCTCTAATTTTTTTAATTCATCTATTTCTTGTTTCTCAAAATTTTCTATTTTCTGTTCTTCTTTTTTTTCTAAAGAAAGATTTTTTAATTCTCTTTTCTCTAATTTAAGTATCTCATCTTCTCTTTTCTCTATATTTTTCTCTTCTTGAAGTAACTTTTCCTCAGTTTTAAACAGTCTACTCAATAAACTTTTAGTAGTTTGCTTTTGAGGCTGAATCTTCTTCTTAGAACTAACTCTAACACCTCTCTTTACAGACCTCTTTTTCATACTAAACCTCTTTCTTATTTGTAAATATTTAAACTTTTTTCTTTTTATTGAGTTTTTTCACACAAAAATCAACACAAATCCGATATTTCCTTGGAGAATATTTTCCAGTTTTTATAACATTTAATATTTTAGGTTCGCAATATTTCTTTATTTTTTCTATAGCCTTACTAGATATATCCTCTTCTTTTTCAAAATCATAAAAATGGATGATTCCTTTTTTATTCAAAACTTTTAAAGCAACATCCAAAAAATCATCTGCATCTCTTGGTAAAGGCATAATTATCCTATCAAATTTTTTCTTTAGTTTAATTACAACTTTTCTTACATCTCCGCAATAAGCTTCAACTCTATCTTGAACTTTGTTTAATTTAATATTCTCTAAAGCAAACTCATGTGCTTTAGGATTCCACTCAATACCAACTATCTCATTAGCTTTAGAATTCTTTGCAATTACAATAGAATAAGGAGAAACGCCAGAAAACATGACTAAAATTTTTTCCCCATGTTTAACCTGTTTTGCTATTCTTAGTCTTTCGTTAGATAATCTTGAAGAAAAGTAACAAGTCTCAACATTTAATTTAAACAAACATCCATTTTCTTTATACAATGCAGTTTTATTTTTCACACCAGTAATTACACTCAATTTTCTAGTTCTATACTTTCCAGAATGCATCTTAGTTTTATATAAAATAGTTTTTGCATTTTTTCTTTCTTTTAAAAGAGCTTCTGCTTCTTTCTTAGAAATTTTATTATTTAAAATAATAATATCGCCCATAATATCATAAGAAAGATGTCCTTTTTTCTTGTTTAAACGTTTCATACACAGAAAACTTTAAATATAGAGCTTTATAAATATTACCTTAATGAAGCTCAAATGTTATAGAAGTGGATTTTTATCAGTTTTATTTCTATTTTTAAGTTCTCTAAAGGTTTATGCTGCTGGAGAATTTGATTCCTCATTCATTTCAGGAACATTCAAATCAGGTTTACAAGGCATAACTGGAATATTTGATGCTTTCTTTACAGTCTTAGGAGATAATCCCACTACAATCTTAAAATTAAGCCTAGCAGTAGTTTTAACTATTTTATATTATGCAGTATTTAAACAAGTACTTAAAAAGAATGAGAATTACGGAGAAACAGGTTCAAGCAAACCAGCATGGATCATTTCAATAATAACAGCTATTCTTAGTGTTATCTTTATACCTGAAAGTGTTTTATTAGTCTATAAAGATATTTTTATGATTGCTACATCTTTATTATTAATTGCACTTCATGCATTTGCTATAACTAAATGGATGAAAGAAAAAACAAGATTTAATTATTTTGTTAAACTATTAATTTCTGCAGTTGCAATAATTCTTATTGGGAAAATATTAACTTCTGAAATAGGTGCTGCAATGAAGGCTATTGCCGGATATTATTTAATATTCTTAATATTCGCAATGTTATATTATTTAATCAAACTAATTGTTCCCGGTGGGGAAGTAACTGTAAATGCAGGAAATATAGCCCAAGGAGCTGCAAAAGCAATTTACAGCGGAGCAAAAGCAGTTAATCAATTTGTAGAAGAACGAGATTTGATTGATGGAATTTCTAAAGAACTTAATAATTTCGATGCACAAACAGCTAAAGAAGAACAAAATATAACTAATTTTATTAATAGTCTTAAAAATATTTTACCTCAACTTGTAAATACAGCTATTGCTCCCCA
This genomic interval from Candidatus Woesearchaeota archaeon contains the following:
- a CDS encoding replication factor C small subunit; the encoded protein is MISSIWTEKYRPKDFNEIAGQEKIVERVKAFVEQKNMPHMLFAGPAGIGKTTLSLVIARKLFGEAWNHNFLELNASDDRGIDTVRVKVKDFARTKAIGDVPFKIIYLDECDSLTKEAQQALRRTMESYTATCRFILSCNYSSKIIEPIQSRCTIFRFKPLDKNAILKIINHIAHKEEMHITEDAKNTLIEISGGDARRLENILQSCAAMNKDIDETAIYEIVSIARPKEILAVLEKAISNDFIGARNLLLDVMLNHGLSGVDVIKQIQQEILNLNITNEHKMKLIDKCGDIEFRLVEGSDEFLQLESLLANFTQTK
- a CDS encoding replication factor C large subunit; translated protein: MLKKTLHGKYTPASSKELISQKSQFENLKKFISNYKYEPKKIILLAGPTGSGKTLLVYLLAKELNLELVELNSSDFRSKEDIKNVIGNAITQQSLFFTGKIIFLDDLDTISGLQDRGCITELINISKKSTFPIICTITDTEEKKIKDLKKSSITLELEKLKHEDILKFLKQIAEKESFSYEENALSMLARSFGSDLRALLNDLQVLSLNKITLDELNSLGERDLSNSVKDLLKVIFKSKDIAIISRLTDNLDVDFDECMLWIDESLPYEYSGESLKKAYDSLSKADVFKGRISRWQHWRFMIYQILLMSSGVAVSKNKKSERIVMYQRPTRILKMWIAKQRYAKKRAIAQKLAKALHLSTSKSLTEMMPYLKFYSTEVTAQELELEPEEKEWLLKEY
- a CDS encoding zinc metalloprotease HtpX, which encodes MIKNQLKTVLFLGILTGLLLLVGSFFGKTGLTIAIIFVCLMNFVTYWFSDKIVLFMYGAKEIEKKGKIYELVKEVAKDTGVPIPRIFMINQQYANAFATGRDPKHASIAFTKGILDFLSDEELKGVIAHEMAHVKNRDILISTIAATIAGVISYAAMMARYAAIFGMGGRDRDNNIMGMIIMAIVAPIIAMFIQLAISRSREYLADETGARNIKNPKALASALKKLTDAVEVHPIKNKNTATAHMFIVNPFTAKGFFTLLSTHPPLDERVKRLNEMKI
- a CDS encoding cold shock domain-containing protein, coding for MEGTVKWFDRKKGYGFIASEDGEDYFVHYTSLPKGSFLRENDVVSFESVETDKGKQAKNVTIKMMGSAANKTGGGKSFKKESKNEEESEDFGEDEEQQYDDEAA
- a CDS encoding DUF2752 domain-containing protein yields the protein MGKLIFKKLKRVKTLFLEFLSFSSPRAIVFNLLFILIFLRVLPLKLLENGPRLCVFSRILELIYRGNCPTSGLFSGCACPSCGLTRGIAHLLRGDLISAYTLNKGVILVFLVILIAIIWNLILFLRQRKAKKPKVLKRKGN
- a CDS encoding TM2 domain-containing protein gives rise to the protein MADGTVKQVNWTLALIMSIFFGYLGIDRFIMGHVWQGVLKLITLGGCGIWSIIDIILIATKHPFQNIEWVS
- a CDS encoding DUF4190 domain-containing protein; this encodes MGVSSLVLGIISLFLTVLGIPIIGIILGILGIIFSKKQKKIFPNGIQQAGYITSIVSLVISSIYSVFIILIILISVLFIK
- a CDS encoding ATP-binding protein yields the protein MSYDIVIGRSKSDFDKFQNEGTVFIGKTYVKMGREVSLSNNLFLDVARSHVVLICGKRGSGKSYTMGAIAEGIIDLPENIRQNLSFVILDTMGVYWTMKHANQKDEDMLAKWNLEPKGLNVNIYTPHSYFKKYQDEGMPTDYSFGIRPSELMGVDWCNVFDIPEHSDAGVLVKNVIHRCKKELKVYEIQDVIKAVNLADFDQDVKRIAVNLFMEAQSWGLFNSNAESLKNIAKPGEVSIIDVSCYATLPGGWNVKSLVIGLIAEKLFEDRMKSRKFEELEMVQRGFDYFKTQEELTSKEKMPLVWLVIDEAHEFLPSKGTTPALAALKTILREGRQPGISLILATQQPGKIHSDVITQSDIVISHRITAKKDIDALGEVMQSYMGQGLVDVVNNLPREPGAAVLLDDTSERIIPMRIRPRITWHGGEAPSAVHKIKRGAGLDF
- a CDS encoding DUF2391 family protein, with the protein product MKKRSVKRGVRVSSKKKIQPQKQTTKSLLSRLFKTEEKLLQEEKNIEKREDEILKLEKRELKNLSLEKKEEQKIENFEKQEIDELKKLEEIEKKIKKDVGPHPLKKVSKRDFIKSLIGAFGGVTVHYTFTYGVEIAEHLNAMRAHLLYLLALIIAVIFIYTAGFRQVTERKFLLFIPFRMLIIYFTAVLVSMITLILFYPHFGELTFVEKYIQVATVTLPAVVGACVADLVGKEGAE
- a CDS encoding class I SAM-dependent methyltransferase family protein; translated protein: MKRLNKKKGHLSYDIMGDIIILNNKISKKEAEALLKERKNAKTILYKTKMHSGKYRTRKLSVITGVKNKTALYKENGCLFKLNVETCYFSSRLSNERLRIAKQVKHGEKILVMFSGVSPYSIVIAKNSKANEIVGIEWNPKAHEFALENIKLNKVQDRVEAYCGDVRKVVIKLKKKFDRIIMPLPRDADDFLDVALKVLNKKGIIHFYDFEKEEDISSKAIEKIKKYCEPKILNVIKTGKYSPRKYRICVDFCVKKLNKKKKV